A window of Mytilus edulis chromosome 10, xbMytEdul2.2, whole genome shotgun sequence contains these coding sequences:
- the LOC139493215 gene encoding uncharacterized protein isoform X2 yields MHYNAIEMKKSVFSDDREGYELQITIQIRQLYVTNFFNLDINQIITVYAVPISHYDILNQRQDEPPLATLNAIITLPNSVLSLYHDVIDTADCSFDNNNRNVNISLSARSNRTGSSISTEQQLSLNTSPAHIMVHSSQLMTEVSVLDYQSSNSDLTIYERQNRNNSIDIHAGNTSFDRSVQGTLEQRENHNHISTHGHIDVSVLAPKELSILENFSPLDSREIQGQQSPENETKSKHTSNSNNVRVGNKNVRKTNRSSREQFHVLDFSRRKHLIRSTINNIDALDCRAQSSNQQNIPPDEALSDVDISQVGTNTTMNERCNDLPSAASELLAIGYNRNQIDRALEKFYQNRGHNNPTLEELRYIVVVENSETDDESK; encoded by the exons ATAATgcaattgaaatgaaaaaatcagtattttctgATGACAGAGAGGGCTATGAACTGCAAATCACGATCCAAATTAGGCAGTTGTATGTAACAAACTTCTTTAACTTGGACATAAATCAAATCATAACTGTATATGCTGTTCCAATTAGCCATTACGATATCCTAAATCAAAGACAAGATGAACCACCTCTAGCAACCCTTAACGCAATAATAACACTTCCAAACAGCGTTCTGAGTTTATATCACGACGTTATAGATACAGCGGACTGCAGTTTCGACAATAACAATCGAAATGTAAATATCAGTCTAAGTGCCAGATCAAATAGAACCGGATCGTCTATATCTAcagaacaacaactgtcattaaATACTTCACCTGCACATATAATGGTACACAGCTCTCAACTTATGACAGAAGTTTCCGTCTTGGATTATCAGTCAAGCAACAGTGACTTAACAATTTATGAAAGACAAAATCGAAATAATAGTATAGACATACACGCGGGTAATACTTCTTTCGATAGATCCGTTCAGGGAACTCTTGAACAAAGAGAGAACCATAATCATATTTCAACGCATGGACACATTGATGTAAGCGTATTAGCTCCAAAGGAATTGtcaattttagaaaattttagcCCGTTGGATTCACGTGAAATTCAGGGACAACAATCTCCCGAAAATGAGACAAAGTCGAAACACACATCAAATAGTAATAATGTGCGTGTAGGAAATAAAAATGTGAGAAAAACTAACAGGTCATCCCGAGAACAAtttcatgttttggatttttcaCGGCGGAAACATTTGATTCGAAGTACAATTAACAATATCGATGCTTTAGACTGTAGAGCACAATCATCAAACCAGCAAAACATACCACCAGATGAAGCACTATCAGACGTTGACATTAGTC AAGTCGGCACTAACACAACTATGAATGAACGATGCAATGATTTACCTTCAGCAGCTTCTGAACTTCTTGCCATTGGATACAATAGAAATCAAATCGACAGAGCTTTAGAAAAGTTTTACCAAAATAGAG gtcaTAATAACCCAACATTAGAAGAGCTTAGATACATTGTTGTTGTAGAAAACAGTGAAACTGATGACGAATcaaaataa
- the LOC139493215 gene encoding uncharacterized protein isoform X1, whose translation MITETDNAIEMKKSVFSDDREGYELQITIQIRQLYVTNFFNLDINQIITVYAVPISHYDILNQRQDEPPLATLNAIITLPNSVLSLYHDVIDTADCSFDNNNRNVNISLSARSNRTGSSISTEQQLSLNTSPAHIMVHSSQLMTEVSVLDYQSSNSDLTIYERQNRNNSIDIHAGNTSFDRSVQGTLEQRENHNHISTHGHIDVSVLAPKELSILENFSPLDSREIQGQQSPENETKSKHTSNSNNVRVGNKNVRKTNRSSREQFHVLDFSRRKHLIRSTINNIDALDCRAQSSNQQNIPPDEALSDVDISQVGTNTTMNERCNDLPSAASELLAIGYNRNQIDRALEKFYQNRGHNNPTLEELRYIVVVENSETDDESK comes from the exons ATAATgcaattgaaatgaaaaaatcagtattttctgATGACAGAGAGGGCTATGAACTGCAAATCACGATCCAAATTAGGCAGTTGTATGTAACAAACTTCTTTAACTTGGACATAAATCAAATCATAACTGTATATGCTGTTCCAATTAGCCATTACGATATCCTAAATCAAAGACAAGATGAACCACCTCTAGCAACCCTTAACGCAATAATAACACTTCCAAACAGCGTTCTGAGTTTATATCACGACGTTATAGATACAGCGGACTGCAGTTTCGACAATAACAATCGAAATGTAAATATCAGTCTAAGTGCCAGATCAAATAGAACCGGATCGTCTATATCTAcagaacaacaactgtcattaaATACTTCACCTGCACATATAATGGTACACAGCTCTCAACTTATGACAGAAGTTTCCGTCTTGGATTATCAGTCAAGCAACAGTGACTTAACAATTTATGAAAGACAAAATCGAAATAATAGTATAGACATACACGCGGGTAATACTTCTTTCGATAGATCCGTTCAGGGAACTCTTGAACAAAGAGAGAACCATAATCATATTTCAACGCATGGACACATTGATGTAAGCGTATTAGCTCCAAAGGAATTGtcaattttagaaaattttagcCCGTTGGATTCACGTGAAATTCAGGGACAACAATCTCCCGAAAATGAGACAAAGTCGAAACACACATCAAATAGTAATAATGTGCGTGTAGGAAATAAAAATGTGAGAAAAACTAACAGGTCATCCCGAGAACAAtttcatgttttggatttttcaCGGCGGAAACATTTGATTCGAAGTACAATTAACAATATCGATGCTTTAGACTGTAGAGCACAATCATCAAACCAGCAAAACATACCACCAGATGAAGCACTATCAGACGTTGACATTAGTC AAGTCGGCACTAACACAACTATGAATGAACGATGCAATGATTTACCTTCAGCAGCTTCTGAACTTCTTGCCATTGGATACAATAGAAATCAAATCGACAGAGCTTTAGAAAAGTTTTACCAAAATAGAG gtcaTAATAACCCAACATTAGAAGAGCTTAGATACATTGTTGTTGTAGAAAACAGTGAAACTGATGACGAATcaaaataa
- the LOC139493215 gene encoding uncharacterized protein isoform X3, protein MKKSVFSDDREGYELQITIQIRQLYVTNFFNLDINQIITVYAVPISHYDILNQRQDEPPLATLNAIITLPNSVLSLYHDVIDTADCSFDNNNRNVNISLSARSNRTGSSISTEQQLSLNTSPAHIMVHSSQLMTEVSVLDYQSSNSDLTIYERQNRNNSIDIHAGNTSFDRSVQGTLEQRENHNHISTHGHIDVSVLAPKELSILENFSPLDSREIQGQQSPENETKSKHTSNSNNVRVGNKNVRKTNRSSREQFHVLDFSRRKHLIRSTINNIDALDCRAQSSNQQNIPPDEALSDVDISQVGTNTTMNERCNDLPSAASELLAIGYNRNQIDRALEKFYQNRGHNNPTLEELRYIVVVENSETDDESK, encoded by the exons atgaaaaaatcagtattttctgATGACAGAGAGGGCTATGAACTGCAAATCACGATCCAAATTAGGCAGTTGTATGTAACAAACTTCTTTAACTTGGACATAAATCAAATCATAACTGTATATGCTGTTCCAATTAGCCATTACGATATCCTAAATCAAAGACAAGATGAACCACCTCTAGCAACCCTTAACGCAATAATAACACTTCCAAACAGCGTTCTGAGTTTATATCACGACGTTATAGATACAGCGGACTGCAGTTTCGACAATAACAATCGAAATGTAAATATCAGTCTAAGTGCCAGATCAAATAGAACCGGATCGTCTATATCTAcagaacaacaactgtcattaaATACTTCACCTGCACATATAATGGTACACAGCTCTCAACTTATGACAGAAGTTTCCGTCTTGGATTATCAGTCAAGCAACAGTGACTTAACAATTTATGAAAGACAAAATCGAAATAATAGTATAGACATACACGCGGGTAATACTTCTTTCGATAGATCCGTTCAGGGAACTCTTGAACAAAGAGAGAACCATAATCATATTTCAACGCATGGACACATTGATGTAAGCGTATTAGCTCCAAAGGAATTGtcaattttagaaaattttagcCCGTTGGATTCACGTGAAATTCAGGGACAACAATCTCCCGAAAATGAGACAAAGTCGAAACACACATCAAATAGTAATAATGTGCGTGTAGGAAATAAAAATGTGAGAAAAACTAACAGGTCATCCCGAGAACAAtttcatgttttggatttttcaCGGCGGAAACATTTGATTCGAAGTACAATTAACAATATCGATGCTTTAGACTGTAGAGCACAATCATCAAACCAGCAAAACATACCACCAGATGAAGCACTATCAGACGTTGACATTAGTC AAGTCGGCACTAACACAACTATGAATGAACGATGCAATGATTTACCTTCAGCAGCTTCTGAACTTCTTGCCATTGGATACAATAGAAATCAAATCGACAGAGCTTTAGAAAAGTTTTACCAAAATAGAG gtcaTAATAACCCAACATTAGAAGAGCTTAGATACATTGTTGTTGTAGAAAACAGTGAAACTGATGACGAATcaaaataa